One Thunnus thynnus chromosome 21, fThuThy2.1, whole genome shotgun sequence DNA segment encodes these proteins:
- the xrcc2 gene encoding DNA repair protein XRCC2 isoform X2: MTESGAQLFARLEARRCLKDIEPRLFPEDGGPDHGEVVELYGTEGTALSTSSPSVASDEAALRSCLARLLVVHCSSSSQLLLTLHFLETSLSSRPGLALVLIDSISAFYWLDRCEGGASIAKQEEKLSKCAELLGRLLRDYRITVFATCHAIRRSYSGPSSSSASSESDRPYLCRPWQRLVTHRLLCSRQEAANNMAAAAGGGKEQRKQQVFTVHSTSSSRTKAYRSSSFCVTEGGVEFV, from the exons ATGACTGAAAGCGGCGCTCAG CTGTTTGCTCGTCTGGAGGCTCGTCGCTGTCTGAAGGACATCGAACCTCGTTTGTTTCCTGAAGATGGAGGACCTGACCATG GTGAGGTGGTGGAGCTGTATGGGACGGAGGGAACAG CTCTCTCTACCAGCTCGCCCTCGGTGGCTTCAGATGAGGCGGCGTTGCGTTCATGTCTGGCTCGCCTCCTGGTCGTCcactgctcttcctcctcccagcTCCTCCTCACCCTTCACTTCCTGGAGACCTCCTTGTCATCACGGCCGGGCCTGGCGCTCGTCCTCATCGACAGCATCTCTGCTTTCTATTGGCTGGACCGCTGTGAGGGCGGGGCCAGCATCGCCAAGCAGGAAGAGAAGCTCAGCAAGTGTGCAGAGCTGCTGGGCCGACTGCTCAG GGATTACAGAATCACTGTCTTCGCCACCTGCCACGCCATCAGGAGGAGCTACAGTggaccctcctcttcctccgccTCCTCCGAGTCCGACCGGCCATACCTCTGTCGCCCCTGGCAACGGCTGGTGACCCACCGGCTGCTGTGCTCGAGGCAGGAGGCTGCAAACAACATGGCTGCCGCAGCAGGAGGCGGGAAGGAGCAAAGGAAACAACAGGTCTTCACTGTccactctacctcctcctccaggaCGAAGGCTTACAGGAGCAGCTCCTTCTGCGTGACAGAAGGAGGAGTGGAGTTTGTCTGA
- the xrcc2 gene encoding DNA repair protein XRCC2 isoform X1 has protein sequence MTESGAQLFARLEARRCLKDIEPRLFPEDGGPDHGEVVELYGTEGTGKTELLYHLLCRCVLPVAAGGLEVDVVFVDTDYSLDMLRLVSILDSRLNAGTHTHAVASEGGSGPALSTSSPSVASDEAALRSCLARLLVVHCSSSSQLLLTLHFLETSLSSRPGLALVLIDSISAFYWLDRCEGGASIAKQEEKLSKCAELLGRLLRDYRITVFATCHAIRRSYSGPSSSSASSESDRPYLCRPWQRLVTHRLLCSRQEAANNMAAAAGGGKEQRKQQVFTVHSTSSSRTKAYRSSSFCVTEGGVEFV, from the exons ATGACTGAAAGCGGCGCTCAG CTGTTTGCTCGTCTGGAGGCTCGTCGCTGTCTGAAGGACATCGAACCTCGTTTGTTTCCTGAAGATGGAGGACCTGACCATG GTGAGGTGGTGGAGCTGTATGGGACGGAGGGAACAG gtaaGACGGAGCTGCTCTACCACCTGCTGTGTCGCTGTGTGCTGCCAGTGGCGGCCGGCGGTCTAGAGGTGGACGTTGTGTTTGTGGACACTGACTACAGTCTGGACATGTTACGACTGGTCAGCATCCTGGACAGCAGACTGAACGctggcacacatacacatgctgtTGCCTCTGAGGGAGGATCTGGCCCAG CTCTCTCTACCAGCTCGCCCTCGGTGGCTTCAGATGAGGCGGCGTTGCGTTCATGTCTGGCTCGCCTCCTGGTCGTCcactgctcttcctcctcccagcTCCTCCTCACCCTTCACTTCCTGGAGACCTCCTTGTCATCACGGCCGGGCCTGGCGCTCGTCCTCATCGACAGCATCTCTGCTTTCTATTGGCTGGACCGCTGTGAGGGCGGGGCCAGCATCGCCAAGCAGGAAGAGAAGCTCAGCAAGTGTGCAGAGCTGCTGGGCCGACTGCTCAG GGATTACAGAATCACTGTCTTCGCCACCTGCCACGCCATCAGGAGGAGCTACAGTggaccctcctcttcctccgccTCCTCCGAGTCCGACCGGCCATACCTCTGTCGCCCCTGGCAACGGCTGGTGACCCACCGGCTGCTGTGCTCGAGGCAGGAGGCTGCAAACAACATGGCTGCCGCAGCAGGAGGCGGGAAGGAGCAAAGGAAACAACAGGTCTTCACTGTccactctacctcctcctccaggaCGAAGGCTTACAGGAGCAGCTCCTTCTGCGTGACAGAAGGAGGAGTGGAGTTTGTCTGA
- the LOC137173334 gene encoding caldesmon-like isoform X1 translates to MLLMIQESEQREEEEEVVRRREVGCQWESPEEERREVGCQWESPEEERREVGCQWESPEEERGSLDRQWESAGSLDRQWESAGSLDRQWESAGEERREVGCQSDSAERRDATVQVDLLTQRISWRLTAGEPGGGALLQHCSLQRTPSGPVLYLLCPPYTPTLLPSMPLCAMSPTTGWQREASPPADMSAPPPGLIAPLSPRLAEEEEEEEEEEEEEEDSVKHDNVTATGRHLLMFKPTKCTTKRPGSSAHRRKMRMKADEEELLQPGGCQDIDQSEERETPSIQQEGRHKSRDKTGRIQHTREDSKEKEEKKEEEAGRLRRKTVGPPIRYLVESEEQSHGLSAANPSRAKGVKMNRPIKRLRKDQEEEGEKKKKKEEEKKEKEKKKEEEEEEEEKKEEEEEKNEKKKEEEEEEEEKKEEEEEKKKEEEEEEKKKEEEEEQEKKEEEEEKKKEEAGRPRRNSVGPPIRYLLESEEQSHDLSIANHSRAKGVKMERPIGKLKKDPQEEEEEKEEQEEDEEKEEAEEEEEKKKEEAGRLRRNTVGPPIRYLVESEEQSHDLLAANHSKAKGVNRKRLNGRLTKDHQEEEEEKEEKKKKEEDEEKEKKKEEKERKKEEEEKKKDEAGRPRRNTVGPPIRYLVESEEQSHDLSAANHSRVKGVKMKRPIIRKDHQEEEEEKEEKKKEEEEEEEKEEGEEKRKEEDEGERRCEEQERKDKLMVREDGGVIIKPLKTKKEEMQQAGRPRRNTVGPPIRYLVESEEQSHDLSAANHSRAKGVNRKRRLKKEEEQGEGEEEEGEEEEEEEKEDEEEEEFRIWTDTREELQRTASSREASTEDVEMDRWWQLCQVCGLIVACKKSHNELNHGNTLHRHRHHHHSNTGSCHSNRAEAGGARAAVVKQQQEVDARTDGGTSEEEDEEEEEETPATKWCQEKDGGRKRKREEEEEVKLIRVKEEDGGEEEDVKKEVTEQPQRPRRRMVGPPIRYLLESEEQSHGLGVKHARKSEAGGGASEDMSVIDRSEDAGQTGWTNQDTVNKPKKQGRGCLKKAVGVSRHLQSGQLTLISPCCVRLQRLL, encoded by the exons ATGCTTCTG ATGATCCAGGAGagtgagcagagggaggaggaggaggaggtggtgaggaggagggaggtgggcTGTCAGTGGGAGAGtccagaggaggagaggagggaggtgggcTGCCAGTGGGAGAGtccagaggaggagaggagggaggtgggcTGCCAGTGGGAGAGtccagaggaggagaggggatcGCTGGACCGTCAGTGGGAGAGTGCAGGGTCACTGGACCGTCAGTGGGAGAGTGCAGGGTCACTGGACCGTCAGTGGGAGAGTgcaggggaggagaggagggaggtgggcTGCCAGAGCGactcagcagagaggagagatgctACCGTCCAGGTGGACCTGCTGACTCAACGGATCAGCTGGAGACTCACAG cagGTGAACCAGGAGGGGGCGCTCTGCTGCAGCACTGCAGCTTACAGAGGACGCCCAGTGGCCCCGTCCTCTACCTGCTCTGCCCCCCCTACACTCCCACGCTGCTACCCAGCATGCCTCTGTGTGCCATGTCCCCCACCACAGGATGGCAGCGTGAGGCTTCTCCTCCTGCTGACATGTCTGCCCCTCCTCCTGGACTCATCGCTCCTCTGAGCCCCCgcctggccgaggaggaggaggaggaggaggaggaggaggaggaagaggaagactcAGTAAAACATGATAACG TGACAGCGACTGGTAGACACCTGCTGATGTTCAAACCGACCAAATGCACCACGAAGAGACCTGGCAGCTCTGCCCACCGCCGCAAGATGAGGATGAAGGCTGACGAAGAGGAGCTGTTGCAGCCCGGTGGGTGTCAGGACATcgaccaatcagaagagagggaGACACCTTCAATCCAACAAGAAGGGCGACACAAGAGCCGTGACAAGACAGGACGAATCCAACACACCAGAGAGGACAgcaaagagaaggaggagaagaaggaggaggaggcagggaggCTGAGGAGGAAGACTGTCGGTCCACCAATCAGATACCTGGTAGAGTCTGAGGAGCAATCACATGGCCTGTCAGCAGCCAATCCCAGCAGAGCGAAAGGGGTGAAGATGAATAGACCGATCAAGAGGCTGAGGAAggatcaggaggaggagggggagaagaagaagaaaaaggaggaggagaagaaggagaaagagaagaagaaggaggaggaggaagaggaggaggagaagaaagaggaggaggaggagaagaatgagaagaagaaggaggaggaggaggaggaggaggagaagaaggaggaagaggaggagaagaagaaagaggaagaggaggaggagaagaagaaagaggaagaggaggaacaggagaagaaagaggaggaggaggagaagaagaaggaggaggcaGGGAGGCCGAGGAGGAACTCTGTCGGTCCACCAATCAGATACCTGTTAGAGTCCGAGGAACAGTCACATGACCTGTCAATAGCCAATCACAGCAGAGCGAAAGGGGTGAAGATGGAAAGACCAATCGGGAAGCTGAAGAAGGATcctcaggaggaggaagaagagaaggaggagcaggaggaggacgaggagaaggaggaggcggaggaggaggaggagaagaagaaggaggaggcaGGGAGGCTGAGGAGGAACACTGTCGGTCCACCAATCAGATACCTGGTAGAGTCCGAGGAGCAGTCACATGACCTGttagcagccaatcacagcaaaGCGAAAGGGGTGAACAGGAAAAGGCTAAATGGGAGGCTGACAAAGGatcatcaggaggaggaggaagagaaggaggagaagaagaaaaaggaggaagacgaggagaaggaaaagaagaaggaggagaaggagaggaagaaggaggaggaggagaagaagaaggacgAGGCAGGGAGGCCGAGGAGAAACACTGTTGGTCCACCGATCAGATACCTGGTGGAGTCTGAGGAGCAGTCACATGACCTGTCAGCAGCCAATCATAGCAGAGTGAAAGGGGTGAAGATGAAAAGACCGATCATCAGGAAGGatcatcaggaggaggaggaagagaaggaggagaagaaaaaggaggaggaagaggaggaggagaaggaggagggggaggaaaagaggaaggaggaggacgAAGGCGAGAGGAGGTGtgaggagcaggagaggaaggaCAAGTTGATGGTGAGGGAGGACGGAGGCGTCATCATTAAACCcctgaagacaaaaaaagaggagatgCAGCAGGCAGGGAGGCCGAGGAGGAACACTGTCGGTCCACCAATCAGATACCTGGTAGAGTCCGAGGAGCAGTCACATGACCtgtcagcagccaatcacagcagagCGAAAGGGGTGAATAGGAAAAGGAGGctgaagaaggaggaagagcagggggagggggaggaggaggaaggggaggaggaggaggaggaggagaaggaggacgaggaggaggaggagtttaGGATCTGGACAGACACAAgggaggagctgcagaggacAGCCAGCAGCAGGGAGGCGTCCACAGAGGACGTAGAGATGGACAGATGGTGGCAGCTCTGTCAG GTGTGCGGTCTGATCGTCGCCTGCAAAAAGAGTCACAACGAGTTGAACCACGGCAACACCCTGCACCGCCACCGCCACCATCACCACAGCAACACAGGCAGTTGTCACAGCAACAGGGCGGAGGCAGGCGGTGCCAGAGCTGCTGTcgtcaaacagcagcaggaggtTGATGCTAGGACAGATGGAGGGAcaagtgaagaagaagatgaagaagaagaggaggagacgcCTGCCACAAAATGGTGCCAGGaaaaagatggagggaggaagaggaagagagaggaagaggaggaagtgaaaCTAATCCGTGTGAAggaagaagatggaggagaggaagaggacgTGAAAAAGGAGGTGACGGAGCAGCCGCAGAGACCGAGGAGGAGGATGGTTGGCCCACCAATCAGATATCTCCTGGAGTCAGAGGAGCAGTCACATGGCTTAGGAGTCAAACACGCGAGGAAGAGCGAAGCCGGAGGCGGGGCTTCAGAGGACATGTCAGTGATTGACAGGTCTGAGGACGCAGGGCAGACAGGTTGGACTAATCAGGACACAGTaaacaaacccaaaaaacaaGGAAGAGGATGTTTGAAGAAGGCTGTGGGCGTGTCCAGACACCTGCAGAGCGGTCAGCTGACCCTCATCTCCCCCTGCTGTGTCAGACTGCAGCGGctcctctga
- the LOC137173334 gene encoding caldesmon-like isoform X2, with the protein MLLMIQESEQREEEEEVVRRREVGCQWESPEEERREVGCQWESPEEERREVGCQWESPEEERGSLDRQWESAGSLDRQWESAGSLDRQWESAGEERREVGCQSDSAERRDATVQVDLLTQRISWRLTGEPGGGALLQHCSLQRTPSGPVLYLLCPPYTPTLLPSMPLCAMSPTTGWQREASPPADMSAPPPGLIAPLSPRLAEEEEEEEEEEEEEEDSVKHDNVTATGRHLLMFKPTKCTTKRPGSSAHRRKMRMKADEEELLQPGGCQDIDQSEERETPSIQQEGRHKSRDKTGRIQHTREDSKEKEEKKEEEAGRLRRKTVGPPIRYLVESEEQSHGLSAANPSRAKGVKMNRPIKRLRKDQEEEGEKKKKKEEEKKEKEKKKEEEEEEEEKKEEEEEKNEKKKEEEEEEEEKKEEEEEKKKEEEEEEKKKEEEEEQEKKEEEEEKKKEEAGRPRRNSVGPPIRYLLESEEQSHDLSIANHSRAKGVKMERPIGKLKKDPQEEEEEKEEQEEDEEKEEAEEEEEKKKEEAGRLRRNTVGPPIRYLVESEEQSHDLLAANHSKAKGVNRKRLNGRLTKDHQEEEEEKEEKKKKEEDEEKEKKKEEKERKKEEEEKKKDEAGRPRRNTVGPPIRYLVESEEQSHDLSAANHSRVKGVKMKRPIIRKDHQEEEEEKEEKKKEEEEEEEKEEGEEKRKEEDEGERRCEEQERKDKLMVREDGGVIIKPLKTKKEEMQQAGRPRRNTVGPPIRYLVESEEQSHDLSAANHSRAKGVNRKRRLKKEEEQGEGEEEEGEEEEEEEKEDEEEEEFRIWTDTREELQRTASSREASTEDVEMDRWWQLCQVCGLIVACKKSHNELNHGNTLHRHRHHHHSNTGSCHSNRAEAGGARAAVVKQQQEVDARTDGGTSEEEDEEEEEETPATKWCQEKDGGRKRKREEEEEVKLIRVKEEDGGEEEDVKKEVTEQPQRPRRRMVGPPIRYLLESEEQSHGLGVKHARKSEAGGGASEDMSVIDRSEDAGQTGWTNQDTVNKPKKQGRGCLKKAVGVSRHLQSGQLTLISPCCVRLQRLL; encoded by the exons ATGCTTCTG ATGATCCAGGAGagtgagcagagggaggaggaggaggaggtggtgaggaggagggaggtgggcTGTCAGTGGGAGAGtccagaggaggagaggagggaggtgggcTGCCAGTGGGAGAGtccagaggaggagaggagggaggtgggcTGCCAGTGGGAGAGtccagaggaggagaggggatcGCTGGACCGTCAGTGGGAGAGTGCAGGGTCACTGGACCGTCAGTGGGAGAGTGCAGGGTCACTGGACCGTCAGTGGGAGAGTgcaggggaggagaggagggaggtgggcTGCCAGAGCGactcagcagagaggagagatgctACCGTCCAGGTGGACCTGCTGACTCAACGGATCAGCTGGAGACTCACAG GTGAACCAGGAGGGGGCGCTCTGCTGCAGCACTGCAGCTTACAGAGGACGCCCAGTGGCCCCGTCCTCTACCTGCTCTGCCCCCCCTACACTCCCACGCTGCTACCCAGCATGCCTCTGTGTGCCATGTCCCCCACCACAGGATGGCAGCGTGAGGCTTCTCCTCCTGCTGACATGTCTGCCCCTCCTCCTGGACTCATCGCTCCTCTGAGCCCCCgcctggccgaggaggaggaggaggaggaggaggaggaggaggaagaggaagactcAGTAAAACATGATAACG TGACAGCGACTGGTAGACACCTGCTGATGTTCAAACCGACCAAATGCACCACGAAGAGACCTGGCAGCTCTGCCCACCGCCGCAAGATGAGGATGAAGGCTGACGAAGAGGAGCTGTTGCAGCCCGGTGGGTGTCAGGACATcgaccaatcagaagagagggaGACACCTTCAATCCAACAAGAAGGGCGACACAAGAGCCGTGACAAGACAGGACGAATCCAACACACCAGAGAGGACAgcaaagagaaggaggagaagaaggaggaggaggcagggaggCTGAGGAGGAAGACTGTCGGTCCACCAATCAGATACCTGGTAGAGTCTGAGGAGCAATCACATGGCCTGTCAGCAGCCAATCCCAGCAGAGCGAAAGGGGTGAAGATGAATAGACCGATCAAGAGGCTGAGGAAggatcaggaggaggagggggagaagaagaagaaaaaggaggaggagaagaaggagaaagagaagaagaaggaggaggaggaagaggaggaggagaagaaagaggaggaggaggagaagaatgagaagaagaaggaggaggaggaggaggaggaggagaagaaggaggaagaggaggagaagaagaaagaggaagaggaggaggagaagaagaaagaggaagaggaggaacaggagaagaaagaggaggaggaggagaagaagaaggaggaggcaGGGAGGCCGAGGAGGAACTCTGTCGGTCCACCAATCAGATACCTGTTAGAGTCCGAGGAACAGTCACATGACCTGTCAATAGCCAATCACAGCAGAGCGAAAGGGGTGAAGATGGAAAGACCAATCGGGAAGCTGAAGAAGGATcctcaggaggaggaagaagagaaggaggagcaggaggaggacgaggagaaggaggaggcggaggaggaggaggagaagaagaaggaggaggcaGGGAGGCTGAGGAGGAACACTGTCGGTCCACCAATCAGATACCTGGTAGAGTCCGAGGAGCAGTCACATGACCTGttagcagccaatcacagcaaaGCGAAAGGGGTGAACAGGAAAAGGCTAAATGGGAGGCTGACAAAGGatcatcaggaggaggaggaagagaaggaggagaagaagaaaaaggaggaagacgaggagaaggaaaagaagaaggaggagaaggagaggaagaaggaggaggaggagaagaagaaggacgAGGCAGGGAGGCCGAGGAGAAACACTGTTGGTCCACCGATCAGATACCTGGTGGAGTCTGAGGAGCAGTCACATGACCTGTCAGCAGCCAATCATAGCAGAGTGAAAGGGGTGAAGATGAAAAGACCGATCATCAGGAAGGatcatcaggaggaggaggaagagaaggaggagaagaaaaaggaggaggaagaggaggaggagaaggaggagggggaggaaaagaggaaggaggaggacgAAGGCGAGAGGAGGTGtgaggagcaggagaggaaggaCAAGTTGATGGTGAGGGAGGACGGAGGCGTCATCATTAAACCcctgaagacaaaaaaagaggagatgCAGCAGGCAGGGAGGCCGAGGAGGAACACTGTCGGTCCACCAATCAGATACCTGGTAGAGTCCGAGGAGCAGTCACATGACCtgtcagcagccaatcacagcagagCGAAAGGGGTGAATAGGAAAAGGAGGctgaagaaggaggaagagcagggggagggggaggaggaggaaggggaggaggaggaggaggaggagaaggaggacgaggaggaggaggagtttaGGATCTGGACAGACACAAgggaggagctgcagaggacAGCCAGCAGCAGGGAGGCGTCCACAGAGGACGTAGAGATGGACAGATGGTGGCAGCTCTGTCAG GTGTGCGGTCTGATCGTCGCCTGCAAAAAGAGTCACAACGAGTTGAACCACGGCAACACCCTGCACCGCCACCGCCACCATCACCACAGCAACACAGGCAGTTGTCACAGCAACAGGGCGGAGGCAGGCGGTGCCAGAGCTGCTGTcgtcaaacagcagcaggaggtTGATGCTAGGACAGATGGAGGGAcaagtgaagaagaagatgaagaagaagaggaggagacgcCTGCCACAAAATGGTGCCAGGaaaaagatggagggaggaagaggaagagagaggaagaggaggaagtgaaaCTAATCCGTGTGAAggaagaagatggaggagaggaagaggacgTGAAAAAGGAGGTGACGGAGCAGCCGCAGAGACCGAGGAGGAGGATGGTTGGCCCACCAATCAGATATCTCCTGGAGTCAGAGGAGCAGTCACATGGCTTAGGAGTCAAACACGCGAGGAAGAGCGAAGCCGGAGGCGGGGCTTCAGAGGACATGTCAGTGATTGACAGGTCTGAGGACGCAGGGCAGACAGGTTGGACTAATCAGGACACAGTaaacaaacccaaaaaacaaGGAAGAGGATGTTTGAAGAAGGCTGTGGGCGTGTCCAGACACCTGCAGAGCGGTCAGCTGACCCTCATCTCCCCCTGCTGTGTCAGACTGCAGCGGctcctctga